In Candidatus Obscuribacterales bacterium, a single window of DNA contains:
- a CDS encoding glycosyltransferase family 4 protein, protein MTTLPRLLTVVGDPHDINTWSNIPYFFLQAGQQAGFLTDGLPLDCDRLKQQRLLWNAGHWLTTGEYGGFQYSPTALRSLFSQVTLPPGPVEFISHFPLLPPRPWAADWRVSYYLDATLRQNFEDYGIGQQVSQRMQQQALQQETENYRQAQSIICMGRSGARSVVEDYGIDPAKVHVIPGGANLHEAHLPSATELVDQPTALSPVRLGFIGKDWQRKGLPFLLAVADDLQARGIAVEVRVIGPRSADLPDHPCLRPLGFINKATQLPLFVDQVRSFHFGCLFSSAEAFGISNLECIRLGVPVLARRIGGIPETVPAGLGHLFDPSDSAAAVADVVERYVDQPQTYHAWRSKVVARVAEVTWATTVQRFMQVWDGSREFQYGS, encoded by the coding sequence ATGACGACGCTGCCCCGACTGCTCACGGTGGTGGGCGATCCCCATGACATCAATACCTGGAGCAATATTCCCTACTTTTTTTTGCAGGCCGGACAGCAGGCGGGTTTTCTCACCGATGGTCTGCCGTTGGACTGCGATCGCCTCAAGCAGCAGCGGCTGCTCTGGAATGCGGGCCATTGGTTGACCACGGGGGAATACGGCGGGTTTCAATATTCCCCAACGGCGCTGCGATCGCTGTTTTCCCAGGTGACCCTACCCCCTGGGCCGGTGGAGTTCATCAGCCACTTTCCCCTGTTGCCGCCCCGCCCTTGGGCCGCAGACTGGCGGGTGAGCTACTACCTGGATGCGACTCTACGGCAGAACTTTGAGGACTACGGCATCGGTCAACAGGTCTCCCAACGGATGCAGCAGCAGGCCCTGCAGCAGGAAACGGAGAACTATCGCCAAGCTCAGTCCATCATTTGTATGGGGCGGTCGGGGGCGCGATCGGTGGTGGAAGACTATGGTATCGACCCTGCCAAGGTGCATGTGATTCCTGGCGGGGCGAATCTACATGAGGCGCACCTGCCCAGCGCGACGGAATTGGTAGACCAGCCGACGGCTCTGTCGCCGGTGCGTTTGGGCTTCATTGGCAAAGACTGGCAGCGCAAGGGGCTCCCCTTTTTGCTGGCGGTGGCGGATGACCTACAGGCGCGGGGCATTGCCGTGGAGGTGCGGGTGATTGGGCCGCGATCGGCAGATTTACCCGACCATCCCTGTCTGCGGCCCCTAGGGTTTATTAATAAAGCCACGCAGTTGCCCCTGTTTGTGGATCAGGTGCGATCGTTCCACTTCGGCTGTTTGTTTTCCTCGGCGGAGGCCTTTGGTATTTCCAATCTGGAATGTATCCGGTTAGGCGTTCCGGTCTTAGCCAGGCGCATTGGCGGCATTCCCGAAACGGTGCCTGCGGGGCTGGGGCACCTGTTTGACCCCAGCGATTCGGCGGCGGCGGTGGCGGATGTGGTGGAACGCTATGTGGATCAGCCCCAGACCTATCATGCCTGGCGGAGCAAGGTGGTGGCGCGGGTGGCGGAGGTAACCTGGGCCACCACGGTGCAGCGGTTCATGCAGGTGTGGGACGGCTCGCGGGAGTTTCAGTATGGTTCATAG